From the Hevea brasiliensis isolate MT/VB/25A 57/8 chromosome 15, ASM3005281v1, whole genome shotgun sequence genome, one window contains:
- the LOC110668592 gene encoding uncharacterized protein LOC110668592, with product MTTQRKNMCVNESYDCNIEEWLIKHNTDARWSSKHHTWNLDPVKASINWNLEWTTLDTVQLVQGMITSVIEFHDKNEIHGYFHNRKNFLLKFGMKCYFRAHVRNIVKIFIVHDDKSEKKNGDLKDKSKNADVTEFASMICHTILGKEMNELPSNWINPTDSVNMLYTTDRHKNVIPVEFVKNHPALWPWRRRLMFYEECWVRAIHATADMYKYNRKRYYIHKWVRNIAINIKFIDWFSNISVDTPMRRLFNDMCGRSRLKTDNGYDLLHFHRVFHHHYCDQDKSQNLIVNRTDSKDYKDRIYGNYNNTVFSIVFCNHIQNIMHV from the coding sequence ATGACTACTCAAAGGAAGAATATGTGTGTAAATGAGTCATACGATTGTAATATTGAAGAATGGTTGATTAAACACAACACTGATGCTAGGTGGTCAAGCAAGCACCACACATGGAATTTGGATCCTGTTAAAGCATCTATTAATTGGAACTTAGAATGGACCACATTAGATACGGTGCAATTGGTGCAGGGCATGATAACATCTGTCATAGAATTTCATGATAAGAATGAAATTCACGGTTATTTTCATAATCGTAAGAACTTTTTGTTGAAATTTGGAATGAAGTGCTATTTTCGTGCACATGTGAGAAACatcgttaaaatttttattgtgcatgaTGATAAGTCAGAGAAAAAGAATGGTGATTTGAAAGATAAATCCAAAAATGCTGATGTGACTGAGTTCGCTAGCATGATTTGTCATACCATACTTGGTAAAGAGATGAATGAGTTACCTTCTAATTGGATTAACCCAACTGACAGCGTTAATATGCTATACACGACTGATAGACATAAAAATGTTATTCCAGTGGAATTCGTGAAGAATCATCCAGCATTGTGGCCATGGCGAAGAAGATTAATGTTTTATGAGGAATGTTGGGTTCGAGCTATACATGCGACGGCTGACATGTATAAATATAATAGAAAAAGATATTACATCCACAAGTGGGTAAGAAATATTGCAATCAATATCAAATTTATTGATTGGTTTTCTAATATTTCTGTCGATACACCGATGCGACGACTTTTTAATGATATGTGTGGGCGGTCTAGATTAAAAACAGATAATGGCTATGATCTCCTTCACTTTCACAGGGTTTTTCATCATCACTACTGTGATCAAGATAAATCGCAAAATCTCATTGTAAATCGGACTGATAGCAAGGATTATAAGGACAGAATTTATGGAAATTATAACAACACAGTATTCTCCATTGTTTTTTGTAACCATATACAAAACATTATGCAcgtatga